The Sesamum indicum cultivar Zhongzhi No. 13 linkage group LG6, S_indicum_v1.0, whole genome shotgun sequence genomic interval AACACAATCAGTATCCATTTCCAGCAATTACGTCCAACGATTTGCTCTTCAAAATCAAACCCAACCCACGTACATTTAGAACGTAAGAAACtcttattcaaatcaaatttgactGAATCGAAAAAATACACTTATCATAGGATATATACACTAACGCCATAACCCGTGTATGTGATTGGTTCAACTATGACGACAATTTCCTCAGCAGACCACTATTTTCTCCCAGATATCGACATGTCAAAGTACTCTGATGACAAATGAAGACAAGATGGAAAATAAAACGAATTCATGAACTAATTCCATGCAATCAAGACATACAATACTTGTAACTACAGGGAAGCAGTGATGTGAACAAGGTGGGATTATGAACAAAAATTGTTGCTGGGAGAAAGTACCATCGccaaagaaaaatcaaaagatataatttcaaCCTCCAATAATGAATACAGAAACGAAAGGGACAACCTCATCCGTTAAAATCAGGAACAACCAAAGCATGAACGTACTGAGAAAAGGCTTGATGGTGTAGGTTCGGGAATGGGATCAGGCTCACGGTTCTTACGCGGAAGATGTTTGAGGAATGCCTTCACAGCTCCCGTCACCCcatcttcattttccattgcCTTTGCAAGTTCAACTGCACGTTCCTTGACCTGTACAAAATCAATCTAGTTTATCCTCCTCTGCTTTATGAGACAATTTTTGTTTCCTATTAGCCGACTTTGGGTTTTCCCCGCTCTTCTCCATTGTGATAAATGCCAAACGATCCACAGATGAAAAGCGAGGAGAAACCTCTcaacaagaataaaatatgtgCAATTAAGAAGATCCAAGTGTAGTTAATGGCTTTTGACTTTGTCTGAGACACGGAGATCGGATGTGCTATCCACTATACCATAGTAAAGCAAAAAGGAAGTTTAAAACAACGTACCTTGGGGTCTagcataaatttaattgcatCAACCAGCTTTTGAAGTGAAAATTCATCAACTGGAATTGGTGGAGGGCCTACACCTCTGGCATGGACTCTGTCTCCCCAGAAAGGTTGGTCACCAAAGAAAGGGATGATAGTTGTTGGGCACTGCAttgccaaaaataaataaggaaaTCCGTTAAGTTGTCAAGAACTAAGCCACATGAGCAGAAAGTGAAAGAACAGCACTTCATGTAAGTCATTACCGCAGCTTTAAGACCAGCAGCTGTTGTTCCTGCGCCCCCATGATGCAcctaagaaaaattgaaaaataatacaaaatcaCCTGACAGTAGTAGGAGTTTCAAAGCAGCACCTGAAGATAAAACAACTAACCACAGCAGCACATTGCAAGAAAAGCCAGTCGTGAGGACAGTTATCCAGCAGATACACAAAGTCCTTTTCTTCTGCCACTGAGAACAATAATCAGTTTGGGGATGAGTTAGGAGATGCATGGCAAAAATCATATGTATTTAGTGGATAAGATCAAAGAATGAACAGAAAACTCACATTCACCAAGGCCACCCCAGCCTTTGTTAATAATGCCTCTTTGTTTAGTTATTTCTAAAGCCTCAACGATTATTTGTGTCATTTTTTCTGGTTCTTGAACAGGCTGAGATGACAAAGAAAAAGGTTAAAGTTGGAggtgataattattttcaagaaaaaaacatagatTAAGACATAGAAGCTGAGAAGTATGGAAACATCTTTGTCCAAATATTGTGTATGGaaattaaaggaccaaaatataAACGAACAGGAGCTATCTCTCTTTTTCACTCATTCTTGGtctttatatttagtaattgGGAGGTTCAGTGGAGGGCTAGTGATAGGATATCAGGAAGCTTGATACTCACAAGACTGCCAAACCCGATATATATAGGCTTTGGACCAGCTTTAAGCCAGTTTAAAAGCGACTCGGGAGGCTCATAATTTGTTGCAAGATCAAGGAAGCAAAATCCAACGACATCAACCTTTGGTCCCCAATCTGCAATTTACAAAGCTCAATTAGCAACTGCCAACATAGACATGCAATGGACGTGTAGTTGCTATGGATTAAACAGAAACTACAAGCCATACCAGAagtttcaaaaagaaaagactgTTATTTGCATCATGTTTAAAGATGGTATATGGGTGATGCTTAAAAAAGGTGATAATTTGTCAAGCATAAGATGCTTCTAAGAAAATGAGCACCTTGTGGTTTAGGAACAAGGTGAGGACTCCAGATGTAACCATGTGGAATATCCGATTCGGATCCTTGTGATCCACTCAAGTACGTGACTGGCCGTAGCTTCAGCTTTTTTTTCCTAACATCATTGATCATATCTCTTATTCCTAGCCAAATCAAGGAGTCGACAATCTGATACGATAACTGCAAAATTCATTCGAGAAAAAGGCATTACATAAACATAATGGTATTAACTATTTGAACAATTAACCAAAATGCAAGAATACAAGGATTCATCAAACACACCCTATATCCAGCTGATTGCTTAACTCGGGATAAAGGATGGGGGAATTCACTGGTTGGCCTGGTAGAAGAGAATTAACAAAAAGTAgagatttgttataattttcaacCAAACTTTGTTTCTATGACAAACCAAAAGGAATAAATAAATCTCTACATAGGCCAAAAGATCCAGAAGACTTACGTCCAAGGcattgtgaaaaatatatgaataggTATTTTCAATGCCTCTGCAACATGTGTATGACCTGTAGTGGTCTCAAGGTTAGGAGATGAAACAATTTTTCATAAGTCATGTataaaattaaggataaatGACTTTGCATGAAACCTTAAATAACTCGCAGAATATCAAGAATACTAGCTGGACCTCCCATAGCTTGATGTGCATCTTCATACAAACGCTCACATGAATATACACACGTTTACAGAATACAAATATATGCAAGTATTGTTATGTTAAATTGAAACTTTATGCAcacaaaatatgtaaaatactAAAGGTAGGAGCCTCATTGGGGGTACTGAAATGAATTATCCTGATTACTCAAAGAGAATAAAGGAAAAGGAAgagaatttgataaattttcagCCGAGGAAGAGAGGAGAAGAGCAgcccaaaatcaagaaattgctttttggaattattaatgtatttctTATCCAAAACCTTTGCCGAATTTCAGTCACTACCCAGTTGTGCCAATCAAGTCTGGCAGGCCAATTTCCTCTGCTCTGCAAAGTTTCTAAATCTTTTCATCTCAATTTCAGGATGCTCCAATTATTGTTGTCTCATACCCTAACAAATGTTCGAGCAACTTCTTGTCAAAAAAGTGTGGGACAACAGTACTAATCGAGTATGTGGCACCACTACAAGTACAAGAGGAGAGAAATATCTCCTAGACAAGCCCTCCTCAGGCAGAGCAGATGGCAGATAAAAAAGGACACCcctcccccacccccacccccacccccaacagacaaaataaatagataaaggagaagaagaagtcGACAAGATCAAGCAGTGTGCAACTGTACATGAAACAGGTAAGTTGATCagccaaaagaaaaggaaagaaagaaaaacccacaaacaaaaacagaaacaaaatacTCGCCACCCTTATGGCCTCTTTCCAGCTTTAATGTCTACTTTGGCTCTATTACCGCCAGCAAGTTCAATTATGggccaaaattaattagttgtgCTCAATACATTTTAGTTAAGAAATTCCCTGTAATCCCAATTCAACAACTTGGAGCAACCTGTCCATCATGTTGAACATTTCATGGAgataatcaatcatataaataatcaattggtaaaaatgaagaaatgcaGACATTGAAACAgggaaaatgaaagaagatatACAAGTGACATAGGCTAACCATATGCTGGAGGATTTGCGATTATTGCATCGGCTTTGAAAGGAATCCCTGAATCAATGTCAGGCTCTTTGCATGCTGGAAGtagagaataaattatttccttCATTTGATTTCTTTGTACAGGTATTTCTGAAGGCCCTGAAGGCAAGAAGCCTTTATTCTTAACCATGTCTGCAGAACAAAAAGTACTACATCATGAGTTCATTGCTTTAATCATGCACACATAGACACTCGCCACTAATCAAACATCGTGACTTGGCAactatatcaaaaaatttgtCAAGCCAAAACTCTATATAGATTCCTGTTTGGCCAGCATGGTGATGATCTCAACTGTTAAACTGAGTGCCCAGTGTAACAACAGTGCTCCCGCAACATGTTGACAATATATGGGATAAATCAAGATCATGAAACCCACTGGATTAAAGTCAAGCATTAGAAACATACATCCTGCAAGAACTTTAGGATCACCACCAAGGGGATAGAATTCCAACCCAGATGTCAAGACAAACTCTTTGAAATTGGAATGGGTAGCCAATCTAACACGATGTCCATAATCCTGCACCCAAGCATCCTCATCAACAACTTTATAAAGAACCCAATAAGGaatttcatccaaaaaaatatacgcAAGTACTATTAGGAAAAATAATCTTCTTCCAACAAGAACAAATTAAGCAACCTTTGCACCTTCACTTTACCAAATAACCCGAAGTCATTTTGAAGTAATATGAGTCAACTTGCACCTACAACATCTATGCCATATTGATTCATATACCTGTAGTCGTTTCCCAATCGCAACAAATGGCTGTACATCTCCACGAGTGCCAACAATAAGCATAACAATTTGCAATGGAGGAACATACTGAAGTTCTGTTTCATCAAGGGGCTCTTCATCCACCTCTTTATATACACTTTCAGTACCAACTCCAAGTGTATGAGGTTCAACATCTCCtggaatttcaaattctacaCTTCCATCATCTTTGACAGTAGCTATTCTGTTCAACAATTTGAGCTGCagtgttttaaatatttaacggCAATCACAGGCGTGTACTATGTTAAACAATTTGAGACACAGTGTTTGGACTATTAAAACTGAAATCACAGCCATAAaccataatcaaataaatgtcATGTCCAAAATCAGTCTGCAATAGCGCATTCCactaaaatagaaaagattCATGAATAAGCAAATAGTACACATGATGGATTATGCTTAATGCTTATACTATGAAGGGGTGATTAGCCAAAACATTGTTAGTATAGAAAGAAATAGAGAAGGGGAGTCATGTCATGGGGGTTGCACATCAAAGAGAAGGCAATTCACTCGTGCAAGCCTTGGCCATACTCGTGTGAAAATAAAACCACAAAACAACCCAAACACCCACTTCCATGTTACTTAACATAGTATAACAGCAGCTTTCAAGACAAATACGGGAACTGAAAAGCAAGTAGCcaagtatttatttgtatatcaACAGTTACGTGGACAACCATTTGATAATCTTTTCCATTATCCCAAAAGGTACAACTATCTAAGGTTTGCCTTGTTTGGAAACTGACAGCCTGTATTTGGTTAGGcttcaaaaatattcaatttgagCATCATCTGATGTCAGTAACCAACCCTCTTGGACACCAGCTAGTCCCAATATTAGATCTAATGAGTACATGAATATTTCTATTACACAAGTCGTACCGCATCCAATCGGCAAGCCGCATCAGACATGAAACACTCTCTGTTTAATCAAACAGCAGAAacttctcaataatttttcGAGTGCCATTTAGTTATACAAAGACATAATCCAAGAATGATGCACAATGACAACATTAAAAGAGACTGCAATAGCCTAAAGGGGATGTTTACCTTCTGCTGTACAGAAATTCGGTCATCAAAAATCTGAGCAGCCTCTTCGGGAAGTAAATTATTGTGTCTTTGCCTCTCAGTCTTCGATCTGTCTAACACCAAAGGAGGCTCTAACTTCTCAgaactcaaaatttttggagGCATCGTATTTACTCTAGAAACAGTCGCCCCTACACTCCCTGCAAACATTAATTACAATCTAACCATCAGTAAATTCATCTAACCTAACCAAAACCAAACTTAAAAGTATCCAACAAACATAACCCCAAACTATCAAAATTCCCAAGCAAAAACCACTTTCATTCACTTAACCCTCGAATTAAAAGTCATACTTCACCTAAAGAGCTGCTGCCGCCATTAGACAGCGCCGCAGCCGCGGTACTATCAACTGAAGCAACAGTGACCCCCGGAGAATCTTTCTCGAACTTGACTGAAACTTCACCGGAACTAGAAGAAGAGCTAGCTTCTCCAGCCTGTCCCATCGGCACCACCACCGCCTCCGGCGGACTCCGCCTTTGATCCAGATCTACGGCACCTTCCATAAACAGCCACGTATgatttatgtatgtatagaaGCACACATAGTGAGTGGGGGAGTGTGTGTATTCGTGAAAAGTATacagagaaagagaagagaagggCGGCCACGTCCAGAAGTGGGAAACTCTGCTGGAAACTTTGCTTTGAGCAGAAAGAAAGACAGCACAGCAGTTTTGAACTGGAGACACCAGAAACTGTGACTGGATTCCTTGTCGGAGGTTTGAGGAAGTTCCACGCGACGTCCAGCGCGTGAGTGGAAGGTTCTAACATcgtttttgcaattttacgCAGTCGAAGTCCGACTTCTGAACCTTTCTCTTAATTTACATTTTAGTAAATAACACTTTTCCCCTAATAAGTGCTGGGAccttttcataaataaataaatgtcaaATACCTTTATTGGtccttcatttttattttttatttcactttagTCCTTCAtctcttaaatatattataatagtcTTATCTTTTAAAAACATTCACTATAATTCCTAATCGTTATGTTTTAACTGaatctaattaaattggatGAAATATTCTTCTACCAGaaggtaaaattgaaaaaactcatatattataataatttatcaatcacTAAACATATCATGTACcccaataaaaagaaaatcaattaaatataataaaaaaatatatatattgattgagaTTCATGCAAATTCTTtctgttatatattttacattttaatacCTAGACGTAAACTATATCTGTTGCATTTAACTTTCTTTTTGAATAAGTGGTAGcggtttttattaaaatttgtatttttttaattgataaattattagagtagatgagtttttttttccttattattGGAATATTTCGTCCAATTTAATTAACGATCATGGACCATAGTGAAATTTATGTGAAAGATGAGGgactaatataatatatttaaaaaatgagatgaCTAAAGTTAgatgaaaagtaaaaatgaaagacTAATGAAGAGATTTTACCATAAATAAATACAGACTACtataaataaacattatgaacacaataaattgtattaaagtAGCATAATtcatatcatttaatatttcaacgtaaaGTCATAATGGTAACTtgttaatatacaaaaatatctttatgtaatatttatttattcaaaaaattagacaagggtttgatataatttaggATTCGACACACAAAAGATATTTTCCcataataattttggaatagcttatttacataaatttatatgaaatttggctttctttcaatttaacacatctaattttttacatgTTGGGATtgaagagaaaacaaaattttctgtCAACCTCAATAGATTGGagagaaatcaaaattaagtgaTGATTGAATATTTGGACTTTTGTAGTTAGTGAACGGGGCAAAATAATAacgatataatttatcatttttttttcaaaaatcaaaaggaagaaaaataatattggccTAAAGAGAATAATTGTGGTAGGGAAGGAAAGTTCTGCTTTACAcagagaataaatatattggtaaattataatagattctcctataatttgcgttaataacaaatatcccttgttatatatataaatatttttttaaaattataaatatcccctacaataaattatcataaaagatatttataattttaaagtatatttataatttttttaaataataaaaaaatatttataattataataaattttaaagtaacTCATTACAATTTATCCTTAACATGTTCATAGTGTTCGGATTCATTTTCGAAGTATTTTATggagataaagagagaaaaacaaagataaataagtatatgttaaaaataatatgtagtttgaatttatttttaaaaataatttaaaataaatattatatgtttaatattgtattttgagagacaaaaatcaaatcaaatcttttttatatatatttatatatatatatgtatgtatgtatgtatatatatatgtatttatagcaaaacagttaaaaatacACAGATACAGCATTTTTATATGATGGCAAATATCGGACATATTTTGACTCATCGCGAAgataataacttaaaaatgaaaacaaagatAGTGATTAATTTGGCGTTTGTTATACCAACATATATTCTTCCATGGGGCCCGATCCTTggtatttctttctcttgcaaGATGACAACATCAGGTGGGCCAGCACAGCAGGCTTCCATGAATTTTCAATCTCATGAAAATTGGACGACTGCTCTCCCTGTCCGCAAACCCACTAGTATTCTCAAACACATAGCCCCACAAGAAAACATTCTTCATGCTTTACAGAATTATGCAATTACAATGGCGAGGGTGGGGAACTCCGGATCCGGACTAAAATTTCCCTAGAGCTAGAACTTGAGCCTGGAAAAGTCGATGCCCACGACGGAATAGgtgacaaaaaaatgaaaccaataGGTGACAAACTACAAAGTCATGCTTCATGTTTAGATCTTGATATTAAAGTAATCTGGATCAAAATGGTGCAGCCTCACGTATCCATCTTCGCCTCCACTTGAGaaactataaatataagatGGGAGAAAAATCGTCAGACTTAAACATGCCACACCCTTGCCAGAGGAGTTGTATACACAGGTGATCATTAGAAGTCGGGACACGGAATAAAGTAATCATGCATGTTGCAACcagttaataatataattcatacGGAAGTTTAACATTAATTGCTTGTGGAAATAACCACCCAAAAGTAGTagctactactactactaggACGACTTGTCATGCGGAACCCACGTCACACTTTATTAAGGGAAAAAATGCTGCTTGAGGATGATATTCTTCCTAGTTCCGCTTAAGAAAGGCCCAGTGTCATAGACCTGCTTAGCTTAAGGAGAATAGCACATACAACACCATAAAACCAGGAATACCATTAACCCATTGACAATCACATTCAGTGACAAGCAAAAAAAAACCTTTCATCTTGAACCACATATCCCCAAGATACACTTCACATGTAACTCTGCAGCAGAGGTACTTTACATAAAGTTAAATTGTCCTCATGGTGGACCAAGAATCTGAGAAGTGTGAGTACAATACTACAGAGAGCGAGAGTTCAGATAAAATCGGCAGTTTCTTAACTATTATGTACTAATTTAAAGAACCTCGTGGCTTAAAAATTCTTACCTCCTAAAGATCTTTATACAGCAACTGAAACTTTGGTATTCGCTCAGGAGGCAGTGGACAACTTACAATGAGCTTGCCCTTCATTGCCCCTCTATATATTGCCTGCAACCAGATAGAGCAAGCATTATACACTCAGGCACTTTAGGGTCCTTCCCACGGACTGAATAAGGGtacaaaaacaagaataaatgAGCTCCTAAAACTTCACCGAGATATTAGTAAAGTAGTCTGGAAGAAGAAATACAAAAGTACAGTTCCATGTGGCAGAAAAAACCCATTGATCATATTTGTTTTGGGGCTCCCCATGCTGAACTTTTGAGTTAAGTTGGTCATGAACACACAAACAAAGATCACCTTATATAGCAAGGCTGCTGAAGCTCGAGTTTATCACGAGTGACTAGGATGACATTGCATCTTTAAGATCAGCTCCCATcaaagaaattggaaaattatacACCTTCTGGGGGTTTTAGCAAGAAAATACTCAATCGATCGCCTAATATTTGAAGTTAAGTGCTGCTGCTAGCTGAGTCCTAAATTAATAGTTATCATTGAGAAATAAACATCCTGGCTTTCTAGTACCAAAACctttaagttcaaaatttttgggttcggaaagaagaaaaacaaagtagGCGATCGGAAAACCTGAATGCCAAATCGTAGTTAGTATTCTTATACATATGAAGGAGGAAACACAAGTCATGAACATGTTTTATACAATACGGAACATTCATTTAGAGTTCAAGTACCCAGCAGATGAATACCTCCACAACATCAATGAAGTCTTGTTTTCTCATATATGTTCCGACCCACTTAGTATGGTCTGCGCTTCTGCACGAGGCAAGAGACAAAAATGGGTAAGCCACAAATAGGAAAGGTTAACTAGTTGCTATCCCTACCGTGAGCACGCCATCGACGTCGAATCATCTccaaatttttatacataaaacaCTGGTATCTTAGGAATAGACAGTTCTGATTCCACTTGActaattttatgttaaaataagTAACAAGAATGAGAACAGAAACATGGACTGCTAAGAAAGAGAAATTCCAGCATCTCTCTTGTTCTTGCCAGAGtgaaagaaatacaagaagAATGAAATGTTGACTGTTGAAATACacaatattaacaaaagaaatctAACACTTTGCTGAGAAGTATAACTGAAAAACAAGAAGTTCAAGAGATTCGAGACCACGGATACATGTAATCCCTTCAATTAGAGTACTTTTGAAGGGAACTTCAGCACAATCAAGGAGTTAACATCCCTCGATGGCGGATGCAACATGGACATTGTTTCCTTTTCGGGAGCACATTCAACCATCTCCCTACTAAATTTGCGGTGTGTCTGAACTTTGAGTTCTAGTGAAGAAAACACTAAGAACAACATATTAATCCATTTTTGTTCAATGCGAAAGACAAAAGAAGCTTGTCGGAGTACAACCACATAGTATACAGTAATATAGATATGTAAATAGTTGTACTTTGTTGTTGTGCTTAGTCTCAACcccataaaagaattttaacaACGTATTTACTATCTAATGGCTCTTCctttccttcatttttctctGTTAATTTCTAATCCGTTCCTTTGTTGTTGCTACCCCCAAGACATGTATGCTAAAATCGGCAccgaacaaaaaattcaaacaatatatcatattttagcaTATGAAATACAAGGTTCAGCTGCCTCGACTTTCTGTTTCTTCCAAAAATAATTGGAAGAAAGCGTATTATATGCTCATAGCAAAAGAGAAAGCATCATAACGTAATACTATCACAATAACAAAGTTCACTGATCAATACTAAGAAAGCATCCAAATTAAGACGAAAACTGAACAGAATCGAGCATAATACCCGGAATCCATCTTCATGTGATGAgcattaaagaagaaaaccgTAGACGGAATAAATGTTATGTCGAAATACTTGACATAAACTTGAATCTCCTCCGAATCCACATCCACCAACGCCACCGTCGCGAATCTCGACACGTCTCTCGCCGATTTGTACAGCTGCCGATCAATAAACAACCAAGtcaaaaaccaaattaatCCCACCAAAACTTGTGAAAAATCGACTCAATCCTTCTCTTTTCCAATAAAgcgaaaaactaaaaaaagagaaagcgGGAGACAACGATGTCGTCGAGCTGGAGGCAGACGGCGTCGGAGGAGCGGCCGAAGCGGAGGACGAGGACTTTGTCGAGGGTGTCCCTGATGAGAGAATCCACCTCTCGCTTCTCCCTGAGCGTTGGCAGCAAATATTCCATCCTATCTTTGTTGGGGGGATTTTCACTTTGCACCTTCAAATTCAACCCtttaaaaagggaaaaaaagacATTCACCAATTTGCAGTAGCAATAATTAGCATactttttgttatgttttaaACATCTAtgctaatataaaaaagtgataattatatttacatttcatGATTGtgctttatttataaaatcatccctgaatttttaaaaattatacgtGCACCACCAGAAACTTcaatatcatcaacataaactattcatactttttttaaaatacaccAGCAACATTACGCAAATTGTCCTACCTTTTGAGTCATCAGgagttatttttgtaattacacaaaaattagaaataatttgtataaataaattatagatgaaggggtataaatataattaactaaatagaAAACAAAGCAATCTCTCGACCACAACTGGCACTTTGTTACATTGTagcattaaatttaaaatacaaattttacccttaaattATGTACCAATAtagttatttacatatttcaaataatctaaatcattttttaacCATTAGTATACTATCATATTTGTCATCTACTCTCGCTCATACTAATGATGAGTGCTCTTCAactatatatagtatagatatttatttttttttttagaatctGTGATATATCTATCTAAATATATACGTGCAAGCATTTTTTGCTACGGTGGCTAGTGTATTTATGTACACATTTTGGTACAACAAT includes:
- the LOC105163501 gene encoding sterol 3-beta-glucosyltransferase UGT80A2-like isoform X2, with the translated sequence MTEFLYSRRIATVKDDGSVEFEIPGDVEPHTLGVGTESVYKEVDEEPLDETELQYVPPLQIVMLIVGTRGDVQPFVAIGKRLQDYGHRVRLATHSNFKEFVLTSGLEFYPLGGDPKVLAGYMVKNKGFLPSGPSEIPVQRNQMKEIIYSLLPACKEPDIDSGIPFKADAIIANPPAYGHTHVAEALKIPIHIFFTMPWTPTSEFPHPLSRVKQSAGYRLSYQIVDSLIWLGIRDMINDVRKKKLKLRPVTYLSGSQGSESDIPHGYIWSPHLVPKPQDWGPKVDVVGFCFLDLATNYEPPESLLNWLKAGPKPIYIGFGSLPVQEPEKMTQIIVEALEITKQRGIINKGWGGLGELAEEKDFVYLLDNCPHDWLFLQCAAVVHHGGAGTTAAGLKAACPTTIIPFFGDQPFWGDRVHARGVGPPPIPVDEFSLQKLVDAIKFMLDPKVKERAVELAKAMENEDGVTGAVKAFLKHLPRKNREPDPIPEPTPSSLFSVRSCFGCS
- the LOC105163502 gene encoding thioredoxin-like protein 4B, producing MEYLLPTLREKREVDSLIRDTLDKVLVLRFGRSSDAVCLQLDDILYKSARDVSRFATVALVDVDSEEIQVYVKYFDITFIPSTVFFFNAHHMKMDSGSADHTKWVGTYMRKQDFIDVVEAIYRGAMKGKLIVSCPLPPERIPKFQLLYKDL
- the LOC105163501 gene encoding sterol 3-beta-glucosyltransferase UGT80A2-like isoform X1 — encoded protein: MEGAVDLDQRRSPPEAVVVPMGQAGEASSSSSSGEVSVKFEKDSPGVTVASVDSTAAAALSNGGSSSLGSVGATVSRVNTMPPKILSSEKLEPPLVLDRSKTERQRHNNLLPEEAAQIFDDRISVQQKLKLLNRIATVKDDGSVEFEIPGDVEPHTLGVGTESVYKEVDEEPLDETELQYVPPLQIVMLIVGTRGDVQPFVAIGKRLQDYGHRVRLATHSNFKEFVLTSGLEFYPLGGDPKVLAGYMVKNKGFLPSGPSEIPVQRNQMKEIIYSLLPACKEPDIDSGIPFKADAIIANPPAYGHTHVAEALKIPIHIFFTMPWTPTSEFPHPLSRVKQSAGYRLSYQIVDSLIWLGIRDMINDVRKKKLKLRPVTYLSGSQGSESDIPHGYIWSPHLVPKPQDWGPKVDVVGFCFLDLATNYEPPESLLNWLKAGPKPIYIGFGSLPVQEPEKMTQIIVEALEITKQRGIINKGWGGLGELAEEKDFVYLLDNCPHDWLFLQCAAVVHHGGAGTTAAGLKAACPTTIIPFFGDQPFWGDRVHARGVGPPPIPVDEFSLQKLVDAIKFMLDPKVKERAVELAKAMENEDGVTGAVKAFLKHLPRKNREPDPIPEPTPSSLFSVRSCFGCS
- the LOC105163501 gene encoding sterol 3-beta-glucosyltransferase UGT80A2-like isoform X3, which translates into the protein MLIVGTRGDVQPFVAIGKRLQDYGHRVRLATHSNFKEFVLTSGLEFYPLGGDPKVLAGYMVKNKGFLPSGPSEIPVQRNQMKEIIYSLLPACKEPDIDSGIPFKADAIIANPPAYGHTHVAEALKIPIHIFFTMPWTPTSEFPHPLSRVKQSAGYRLSYQIVDSLIWLGIRDMINDVRKKKLKLRPVTYLSGSQGSESDIPHGYIWSPHLVPKPQDWGPKVDVVGFCFLDLATNYEPPESLLNWLKAGPKPIYIGFGSLPVQEPEKMTQIIVEALEITKQRGIINKGWGGLGELAEEKDFVYLLDNCPHDWLFLQCAAVVHHGGAGTTAAGLKAACPTTIIPFFGDQPFWGDRVHARGVGPPPIPVDEFSLQKLVDAIKFMLDPKVKERAVELAKAMENEDGVTGAVKAFLKHLPRKNREPDPIPEPTPSSLFSVRSCFGCS